In Planctomycetota bacterium, the following are encoded in one genomic region:
- a CDS encoding AAA family ATPase, with translation MNDHPTRIILDDAPLREDFVPADLIARDTQARLIEARLEPLRSGRKPVHLWLHGVPGSGKTATARAVLARIQRETAVPCLVVNCWVRDTLYEILDQIVTELKIFRAEEHRSSVKMERLQRHLGNRCMIILLDEIDRIAPCERARVLYSLDAIGNTGLICISNTLGALCELEKRIVSRINPRTVSFEPYSAGEAVEMLTRRAELALAQNACPAHLTKRIAAVSNGDARVAIQTLRNAAEAAQQAGHEAIMPSDVSAGWNDAHATRSGQMLANLTEDHRMLCQIARQQKEVLCTALWETYLDRCSQANRKPIAPRTFSAYVNQLVRLGLLTCERARVKGNVRLLRADK, from the coding sequence GTGAACGACCACCCCACGCGCATCATCCTAGATGACGCTCCGCTTCGTGAAGACTTCGTCCCGGCCGACCTGATTGCTCGCGACACGCAGGCAAGGCTCATCGAGGCACGCCTCGAGCCCCTGCGGAGCGGCCGAAAGCCGGTCCACCTCTGGCTGCATGGAGTTCCGGGATCGGGCAAGACAGCCACCGCAAGGGCGGTGCTGGCCCGGATTCAGCGAGAGACCGCAGTGCCCTGCCTGGTGGTCAACTGCTGGGTCAGGGACACCCTGTACGAGATTCTGGACCAGATCGTCACGGAGTTGAAGATCTTCCGCGCCGAAGAACACCGGTCCAGCGTGAAGATGGAGAGGTTGCAGCGTCACCTGGGCAACCGCTGTATGATCATCCTGCTGGACGAGATAGACAGGATCGCGCCCTGCGAGCGGGCCAGGGTTCTGTACAGCCTGGACGCCATCGGCAACACTGGCCTGATCTGCATATCCAACACCCTCGGCGCCCTCTGCGAGTTGGAAAAACGGATCGTATCGAGGATCAACCCCCGGACGGTCAGTTTCGAACCCTATTCAGCGGGAGAGGCCGTCGAGATGCTCACACGAAGGGCGGAACTGGCACTCGCTCAGAACGCGTGCCCGGCTCACCTCACAAAACGCATCGCGGCCGTAAGCAACGGTGATGCCCGCGTGGCGATTCAAACGCTTAGGAACGCGGCAGAGGCGGCCCAGCAGGCGGGACACGAGGCCATCATGCCGTCCGATGTCTCCGCCGGCTGGAACGATGCCCACGCAACCAGGTCCGGCCAGATGCTCGCCAACCTGACCGAGGATCACAGGATGCTCTGCCAGATCGCGCGCCAGCAAAAGGAAGTGCTCTGCACCGCCCTCTGGGAGACCTACCTGGACCGTTGCAGCCAGGCGAACCGCAAACCCATTGCTCCACGAACGTTCTCTGCCTACGTCAACCAGCTCGTTCGGCTTGGTCTGCTGACCTGTGAGCGAGCACGGGTGAAGGGGAACGTACGACTGCTAAGGGCCGACAAGTGA
- a CDS encoding RNA polymerase sigma factor — protein MEPLIRRAQAGERAAWEDLCPCLEPLVRGWAMALLPPSEADDAVQEILLTIWGLLPQFKWQSKFTTWAYTVTRRKCRRIRQQEMRRRNVLAGFAKAGGSGSRPTQGAEGTEKVELRDEVRFALSQLSAADRRLLTLKYFLDNEYRQIAEVINAPKSALRERCRRARQRLRKCLEEQQNGNGVANRPPAPPDA, from the coding sequence TTGGAACCACTGATCCGCCGCGCCCAAGCGGGCGAGCGGGCAGCTTGGGAGGATCTCTGCCCATGCCTGGAGCCGCTCGTCCGTGGATGGGCTATGGCGCTGCTTCCTCCAAGCGAAGCGGACGATGCTGTTCAGGAGATCCTGCTGACCATCTGGGGGCTCTTGCCGCAATTCAAGTGGCAGTCCAAGTTCACCACGTGGGCCTATACGGTCACCCGGCGCAAATGCCGGCGGATCCGCCAGCAGGAAATGAGACGACGAAACGTGTTGGCCGGGTTTGCAAAAGCGGGGGGTTCCGGCTCGCGGCCTACACAGGGTGCCGAAGGGACGGAGAAGGTCGAATTGAGGGATGAGGTACGGTTCGCGCTTTCCCAGTTGAGCGCGGCGGATCGTAGGCTGCTGACGCTCAAGTACTTCCTGGACAACGAGTACCGTCAAATAGCAGAGGTGATTAATGCTCCCAAGAGCGCTCTCCGTGAGCGGTGTCGGCGGGCCCGCCAGCGGCTGCGCAAATGTCTTGAAGAGCAGCAAAATGGCAACGGGGTAGCCAACCGGCCCCCCGCGCCTCCTGACGCATGA
- a CDS encoding radical SAM protein — protein sequence MRLTAPDMLAAVAGDRLHLILYPTEACNFRCSYCYEVVRGGKMASDVVTGIKNLLRARMADLSALSISWFGGEPLLALDIIKDISRHIRTLICRKPQLAYGADMTTNGYLLTPGTLKTLVCLGVREFQIAFDGPRDVHDKKRVLAGGKGTFDRIWGNLLDIRNTREQCTILVRLHLDKENYRALPPFVDEYARVFGGDSRFRLFARPLSRLGCPDDAHLPVFSLEQGHRRARQVRAYAQSKGARCITTSHFIPICYAARLNSLAIRADGAINKCTVKLYLDENRIGHILPNGSLVLDRDRLFRWCRGLESGRRSELACPALGE from the coding sequence ATGCGGCTGACCGCACCGGACATGCTGGCCGCTGTTGCCGGCGATCGATTGCACCTTATCCTTTATCCCACCGAGGCCTGCAACTTCCGATGTTCGTACTGCTACGAGGTGGTCCGCGGTGGCAAGATGGCCTCGGACGTGGTTACAGGTATCAAGAACCTGCTGCGCGCACGGATGGCGGACCTGAGCGCGCTCAGTATATCATGGTTCGGCGGCGAACCTCTCCTGGCGCTGGACATCATCAAGGACATCTCGCGGCACATTCGGACCCTGATCTGTCGTAAGCCGCAGTTGGCATACGGCGCCGACATGACCACCAACGGGTACCTGTTGACGCCAGGCACGCTCAAGACGCTGGTGTGCCTCGGGGTCAGGGAGTTTCAAATTGCCTTCGACGGCCCCAGGGACGTTCACGACAAGAAGCGCGTGCTCGCCGGGGGCAAGGGCACGTTCGACAGGATCTGGGGAAACCTGCTCGACATACGGAACACCAGGGAACAATGCACGATTCTGGTTCGGCTCCATCTCGACAAAGAGAACTACCGGGCCCTTCCGCCGTTCGTCGACGAGTATGCACGCGTGTTCGGCGGCGATTCGCGGTTCCGTCTTTTCGCAAGACCGCTGTCTCGACTGGGATGTCCCGACGACGCGCACCTGCCGGTGTTTTCTCTGGAACAGGGCCACCGACGGGCCAGGCAAGTGCGCGCCTATGCCCAATCCAAGGGAGCCCGCTGCATCACGACCAGCCATTTCATCCCCATCTGCTATGCTGCCAGGCTCAATTCGCTTGCGATCCGGGCTGATGGCGCGATCAACAAGTGCACGGTGAAACTGTACCTTGATGAGAATCGGATAGGTCACATTCTTCCGAACGGATCGTTGGTGCTCGACCGGGACAGGCTGTTTAGGTGGTGCCGCGGCCTCGAATCCGGACGCAGATCAGAGCTGGCTTGTCCCGCCCTGGGGGAGTAG
- a CDS encoding tetratricopeptide repeat protein — translation MTEAANTALPKRKRMRKWMLLAGVVVTVFAPVVVLFATGTLHLHFRIGRLSSQGFLRMGEREYAKGGYQEAENCFRGALDRAIELDSDEDCIAAFLALASAHEAQGEDVEAEANLRAALVTSEQTKGEDRLNTADVIGRLAWMMARKRNYAEARALYRRALDMCREALPPGDMRLVATTSNLGMVASLEGDHTTAQGLFEEAISMADKAGRSEDPGLINVWDNRATSYSKQGRWTEAEQCLARAIGIAESNLGTHALDLVPLLEEYAHVLDVQGRKGEASRANLRARGILARHRDESGRPSPETP, via the coding sequence GTGACGGAAGCAGCGAACACCGCGCTGCCAAAACGCAAGCGGATGCGGAAGTGGATGCTGCTTGCCGGTGTAGTCGTGACTGTCTTTGCGCCGGTTGTTGTATTGTTCGCTACTGGAACGCTGCACCTCCACTTCCGCATTGGGCGCCTGTCGAGCCAAGGTTTTCTTCGCATGGGTGAGCGCGAGTATGCCAAGGGAGGTTATCAGGAGGCTGAGAATTGCTTCAGGGGCGCACTCGATCGCGCGATCGAACTGGACAGCGACGAGGACTGCATTGCTGCATTCCTTGCGCTTGCCTCAGCGCATGAGGCTCAAGGAGAGGATGTGGAAGCCGAGGCGAACCTGCGGGCGGCCCTCGTCACATCGGAGCAAACAAAAGGCGAAGACCGTCTGAATACCGCCGATGTCATAGGCCGGCTGGCGTGGATGATGGCCAGGAAAAGAAACTACGCGGAAGCGCGGGCGCTCTACCGGCGCGCTTTGGACATGTGCCGTGAAGCCCTCCCGCCGGGCGACATGCGCCTGGTGGCTACGACCAGCAATCTGGGCATGGTGGCCTCGCTGGAGGGCGACCATACGACCGCCCAAGGGTTGTTCGAAGAAGCAATAAGCATGGCTGACAAGGCCGGGAGGTCGGAGGATCCCGGCCTTATCAACGTGTGGGACAATAGAGCAACTTCGTACTCCAAGCAGGGCAGGTGGACGGAGGCTGAGCAATGCCTCGCGCGGGCAATCGGGATTGCGGAATCCAATCTCGGCACCCACGCCTTGGACCTCGTGCCGCTACTTGAAGAATATGCACATGTTCTGGACGTCCAGGGACGAAAAGGTGAAGCGAGCCGCGCCAATCTGCGCGCGCGTGGTATCCTGGCGAGGCACCGAGACGAATCGGGCAGGCCTTCTCCTGAAACGCCGTAG
- a CDS encoding tetratricopeptide repeat protein yields the protein MLDRMWWYVRLGIATVCQRLFHLDQGGAIRDLAFEAGWSRRHKNFLRTIGMVSNLDQWDARTVAKAAMFYHAAKEKAQAQRLFAVAMEKAHDDFIVLACYGKYLKESGRAREAVAQLQQAVQERPDDVTTVCWLGDTYFDLGDLGKAQECYEKCLKLQADWGAAYVGLANVAMHQEDWKEAARLWREAIKRMPQEAYLWRGLGQALFELGDLKGAISAYDMCIRSGDPQENSWAFGGLAECYLARGDFRRAAKSCKQALRWKPGHQPLLDLMQEIEQAATAHC from the coding sequence ATGCTTGACCGCATGTGGTGGTACGTGCGTCTGGGCATAGCTACTGTTTGCCAACGACTCTTTCACCTGGATCAAGGCGGGGCTATTCGCGACCTAGCTTTTGAAGCAGGCTGGTCCCGTCGTCACAAAAACTTTCTCCGAACGATCGGGATGGTTTCAAACCTGGATCAGTGGGATGCCAGAACCGTCGCTAAGGCAGCTATGTTCTATCATGCAGCCAAAGAGAAGGCGCAAGCCCAGAGGCTCTTTGCTGTCGCTATGGAGAAAGCGCATGACGATTTTATCGTGCTGGCCTGCTACGGGAAATACCTTAAAGAATCCGGTCGGGCACGAGAGGCTGTTGCCCAACTTCAACAAGCGGTTCAGGAGAGGCCGGATGATGTCACCACGGTGTGTTGGCTTGGGGATACATACTTTGACCTCGGAGATTTAGGAAAGGCGCAGGAGTGCTACGAGAAGTGCCTAAAGTTGCAGGCCGATTGGGGGGCGGCCTACGTAGGCCTTGCCAATGTCGCGATGCACCAGGAGGACTGGAAAGAGGCCGCGCGCTTGTGGCGCGAGGCGATCAAGCGCATGCCCCAGGAGGCGTACTTGTGGCGAGGTCTTGGACAAGCGCTCTTTGAACTAGGTGACCTGAAGGGGGCGATCAGTGCGTACGACATGTGCATAAGGAGTGGAGACCCCCAAGAGAACTCCTGGGCCTTCGGAGGTCTGGCAGAGTGTTATCTTGCGCGGGGTGATTTTCGCCGAGCCGCCAAATCCTGCAAGCAGGCGCTCCGATGGAAACCAGGACACCAGCCCCTATTGGACCTGATGCAGGAGATTGAGCAAGCCGCAACTGCACATTGTTAA
- a CDS encoding tyrosine-type recombinase/integrase, with protein MAQVNWVLDPGKCLTPAEVRRLRCASKKEARAAQAAGKNVPVRDHFIVELALATGLRVMEITRLRCGDVFTDKRQPWLIVRAGKGGRRRVVWFSASFGQCLNEYLDWKTAAGELVGQEDPLLRSSNTGNCLTTRAVQKAFKRCAARAGLPSRHSIHGLRHTYACALYKASGYNLRLVQKQLGHARIVTTQVYADVMAPDVRRALERLYR; from the coding sequence ATGGCTCAGGTCAATTGGGTTCTGGATCCGGGCAAGTGTCTTACGCCGGCAGAGGTCAGACGGCTGCGCTGCGCGTCGAAGAAAGAGGCCCGGGCTGCGCAAGCAGCAGGAAAGAATGTGCCCGTGCGGGACCACTTCATCGTCGAACTGGCCCTCGCCACCGGCCTGCGCGTGATGGAGATCACGCGGCTCAGGTGCGGCGACGTGTTTACGGACAAGCGCCAGCCCTGGCTCATTGTCCGGGCTGGGAAGGGCGGCCGGCGGAGAGTGGTCTGGTTCAGTGCCTCGTTCGGGCAGTGCCTCAACGAGTACCTGGACTGGAAGACGGCAGCAGGGGAACTGGTCGGACAGGAAGATCCGTTGCTCCGGTCCAGCAACACCGGCAACTGCCTGACGACGCGGGCGGTCCAGAAGGCGTTCAAACGCTGTGCGGCCCGGGCGGGGCTTCCGAGCCGCCATTCCATTCACGGCCTGCGGCACACCTACGCCTGCGCGCTTTACAAGGCGAGCGGCTACAACCTGCGCCTGGTCCAGAAGCAGCTGGGACACGCGAGGATTGTGACAACCCAGGTGTACGCGGACGTGATGGCCCCGGACGTCCGGCGGGCCCTCGAGCGGCTGTACCGTTAG
- a CDS encoding RHS repeat-associated core domain-containing protein codes for MIARYEYDALNRRTKEFINADTDDDFDSFRHFYYTFGWQLLETRLSDSENTEPQTLQPEVQYVWSARYLDAPVLRDKNTDTDDLCDDQRLYYANDANMNVTALLATDGTPLERYVYDPYGKVTIYDDDWSETRNTSSYDNSILFCGYYHDWETGLYHVRNRYYHPHLGWITRDPAGYADGMSLYEYCRSGPLGVTDAMGLCTAPGQPGAAAEGDGSKTAKDSADQVIGDLENGRIKDVDELKERAKGLSKEEQAQLARRLREKYPQSGGVDTRNRSTGQSQFDWEKGLKDYGNPFWGKDAPYAELLSGLNSEVSRAAEEHLKMSPEARAMWDAKYEQETTYTETWVSGEWALSLEGSAGIANTFNIGLRVSTRADGPGFKVGWYVEPGLGGGSPSASACFHSGVSVVRRERSMLDIAPESSTFSYWHGNGGGNVGVGVTLGGVLGGTKSMDGKTRSYGGAVEIGAGALPVGSGHVVGGPGVEVKIYSWPD; via the coding sequence GTGATCGCGCGGTACGAGTACGACGCCCTGAATCGCCGCACCAAAGAGTTCATCAACGCCGACACGGACGACGACTTCGATTCCTTCAGGCACTTCTACTACACCTTCGGTTGGCAACTCCTGGAGACGCGGCTCTCCGACAGCGAAAACACCGAACCGCAAACCCTCCAGCCGGAGGTTCAGTACGTCTGGTCGGCGCGCTACCTGGACGCGCCGGTGCTGCGCGACAAGAACACCGACACGGACGATTTGTGCGACGACCAGCGCCTCTATTACGCGAATGATGCCAATATGAATGTGACGGCGCTACTTGCCACGGACGGCACGCCTTTGGAGCGGTACGTTTATGACCCCTATGGCAAAGTGACCATCTACGACGACGACTGGTCGGAGACGCGCAACACTTCTTCCTACGATAACAGCATCCTCTTCTGCGGCTACTACCACGACTGGGAAACCGGCTTGTACCACGTCCGCAACCGCTATTATCATCCTCACCTGGGCTGGATCACCCGCGACCCGGCGGGGTATGCCGACGGCATGAGTCTGTATGAGTACTGTCGCAGCGGACCTCTGGGCGTGACGGACGCGATGGGTCTCTGCACGGCCCCAGGCCAGCCGGGCGCGGCGGCGGAGGGCGACGGGTCGAAGACGGCGAAGGATTCCGCCGACCAGGTCATCGGCGATCTTGAGAACGGCCGGATCAAGGACGTGGACGAGTTGAAGGAGCGGGCGAAGGGCCTCTCGAAAGAAGAGCAGGCGCAACTGGCGCGGCGGCTGCGGGAGAAGTATCCGCAGTCGGGCGGTGTTGACACGCGGAACCGAAGCACGGGCCAAAGCCAGTTTGATTGGGAAAAAGGTCTGAAAGACTATGGCAACCCCTTCTGGGGAAAAGATGCGCCCTACGCTGAGCTTCTCAGTGGTTTGAACTCAGAAGTCTCCCGCGCCGCCGAAGAGCATCTCAAAATGAGTCCAGAAGCGAGAGCGATGTGGGATGCGAAATACGAGCAGGAGACTACGTACACCGAAACGTGGGTTTCCGGCGAATGGGCGCTGAGTCTTGAGGGATCAGCCGGTATTGCCAACACATTTAACATTGGCCTCCGTGTATCTACGAGAGCAGACGGCCCAGGCTTCAAGGTCGGCTGGTACGTAGAACCCGGCCTCGGCGGAGGCTCCCCTTCGGCCAGCGCCTGCTTCCATTCCGGGGTGTCCGTTGTCCGTCGCGAGCGATCAATGCTTGATATAGCTCCCGAGAGTAGTACGTTTTCCTATTGGCACGGCAATGGAGGCGGGAACGTCGGCGTGGGGGTGACGCTGGGAGGTGTTCTTGGGGGGACAAAATCGATGGATGGCAAAACGCGGTCCTATGGTGGCGCAGTAGAGATAGGTGCGGGCGCACTCCCTGTAGGATCAGGGCATGTGGTTGGTGGGCCTGGTGTGGAGGTCAAGATTTATTCGTGGCCTGACTGA
- a CDS encoding NAD(P)-binding domain-containing protein codes for MGITRTGTVSVLGVGRIGSALVQAFLSRGILRKKQIIGTHHDLRRARRIRRALGITVVTDNRAAVARSNVVLLCVRPQQISSLLEKMADSILPRHTVVSVAVGVPLSWLKKRLPRCGGLFHVHPPSQLTTGAAGISFLAHPRGSPAASLRQVTNLFRGLGPVVCVPEKQIDACAVFAGCGPAFWAHLGLTWAKLCGRFGIPPSIARQIVAATLSGLARGTEGGTANLERLIENVATPGGITEAGIRFLDKARVEDILNAMVAHCLARIVSIRGQFKSASMAK; via the coding sequence GTGGGCATCACACGGACAGGAACCGTGTCCGTTCTCGGCGTTGGCAGAATAGGTTCAGCGCTGGTCCAGGCGTTTCTGTCGCGCGGAATCCTGAGGAAGAAACAGATCATTGGAACGCACCACGACCTTCGCAGGGCACGACGGATTCGCCGCGCGCTCGGCATCACTGTAGTCACGGACAACAGAGCCGCCGTGGCCAGATCAAACGTGGTCCTCCTGTGCGTGAGGCCCCAACAAATATCTAGCCTGCTCGAAAAAATGGCAGACTCCATCCTGCCCAGACACACGGTGGTGTCCGTGGCCGTGGGAGTCCCGCTTTCGTGGCTGAAAAAAAGGCTGCCCCGGTGCGGCGGCTTGTTCCACGTGCATCCCCCATCCCAACTGACGACCGGAGCGGCAGGCATTTCCTTCCTCGCTCACCCGAGAGGAAGCCCCGCTGCAAGCCTTCGGCAGGTGACAAATCTCTTTCGCGGTCTTGGTCCGGTCGTCTGCGTACCGGAGAAGCAGATCGACGCCTGTGCCGTATTTGCCGGCTGCGGCCCCGCTTTCTGGGCACACCTGGGACTTACGTGGGCGAAACTCTGCGGCCGGTTTGGCATTCCGCCCTCCATTGCCAGGCAAATAGTGGCTGCTACGCTCTCGGGGCTGGCCAGGGGGACCGAAGGAGGAACCGCGAATCTCGAGCGGCTCATAGAGAACGTAGCAACCCCGGGAGGGATAACGGAAGCAGGCATTCGTTTTCTGGACAAGGCGCGGGTGGAGGACATCCTGAACGCGATGGTGGCACACTGTCTCGCCCGAATCGTGAGCATCCGGGGGCAATTCAAGTCGGCGTCGATGGCGAAGTAG
- a CDS encoding RHS repeat-associated core domain-containing protein gives MIARYEYDALNRRAKVFINTDTDDDFDEFRHFYYNAGWQILETRLSTSENTEPQTLQPEYQYVWSLRYMDAPVLRDKNTDSDDLCDDERLYYANDANMNVTALLATDGTPLERYVYDPYGKMTIYDDDWSETRGTSSYDNNILFCGYYRDNETGLYHVRNRYYHPYFGWITRDPAGYADGMSLYEYCRSRATIALDPLGLVDVGTTATVVIAANPEAAVVVGIVGTGVILTEAAILQAHRTSSSVAEQAALRDIHIGLMAAKADKVAITARTLPLYVSAGTLAIAQHALARMMDTPRQIGNIGHGGEWQYSPGRPDPSGSPDMPPGALKAASTIAKVVVGGGLVSWGINELIGNDPEQPADTYKDYAREEKYDYEKKYEYNYSWRHWPDDDGPGDVVRGGKTAQERQARQREEELRRRREGPPQEGLPPKGPAQDDGSSNLPWKQQGAGNPPPAEVETPVGPEVPASTAKECPENNPYYE, from the coding sequence GTGATCGCGCGGTACGAGTACGACGCCCTGAATCGTCGGGCGAAGGTGTTCATTAACACGGACACCGACGATGATTTTGATGAGTTCCGCCACTTCTATTACAACGCAGGCTGGCAGATCCTGGAGACGCGCCTCTCGACGAGCGAAAACACCGAACCGCAAACCCTCCAACCGGAATACCAGTACGTCTGGTCCCTGCGCTACATGGATGCCCCGGTGCTGCGCGACAAGAACACCGACTCGGACGACCTGTGCGATGATGAGCGGCTCTATTACGCGAATGACGCGAATATGAACGTGACCGCGCTACTCGCCACGGACGGCACGCCTTTGGAGCGCTACGTCTATGACCCGTACGGCAAAATGACCATTTACGACGACGACTGGTCCGAGACGCGCGGCACCTCCTCCTACGACAACAACATCCTCTTCTGCGGTTACTACCGTGACAACGAGACCGGCCTTTACCACGTCCGCAATCGCTACTATCATCCCTACTTCGGCTGGATCACCCGCGACCCGGCGGGCTATGCCGATGGGATGAGTTTGTATGAGTATTGCCGAAGCCGCGCCACGATCGCTTTAGATCCGCTGGGCCTCGTGGACGTAGGCACCACCGCGACGGTTGTGATCGCCGCCAACCCTGAGGCTGCCGTGGTAGTCGGTATTGTGGGGACAGGAGTTATCCTGACCGAGGCCGCCATCCTGCAAGCGCATAGGACATCATCTTCTGTAGCGGAGCAGGCGGCATTGAGAGATATACATATAGGTCTCATGGCCGCCAAGGCGGACAAGGTTGCAATTACTGCGCGCACCTTGCCTTTGTATGTTTCGGCGGGAACGCTCGCGATTGCCCAGCATGCGCTGGCACGGATGATGGACACGCCCAGGCAGATCGGAAACATCGGACATGGCGGAGAGTGGCAGTACTCGCCTGGGAGGCCCGACCCCAGCGGGAGTCCAGATATGCCGCCGGGGGCTTTAAAGGCCGCATCAACGATCGCGAAGGTTGTCGTTGGGGGTGGTCTGGTTTCTTGGGGCATAAACGAACTTATAGGCAACGACCCCGAGCAACCGGCCGACACCTACAAGGATTATGCGAGAGAGGAGAAATACGACTATGAAAAGAAGTACGAATACAACTATAGTTGGCGCCACTGGCCTGATGACGATGGACCAGGTGATGTGGTGCGCGGCGGCAAGACGGCCCAGGAGCGCCAAGCCCGTCAGCGAGAGGAGGAGTTGAGAAGGCGGCGAGAGGGCCCCCCGCAAGAAGGACTGCCACCAAAAGGACCTGCACAAGATGACGGCAGTTCAAATCTGCCCTGGAAGCAACAGGGTGCGGGAAACCCGCCACCGGCGGAGGTTGAAACACCAGTGGGGCCGGAGGTGCCAGCAAGCACCGCGAAAGAATGCCCGGAAAACAACCCGTACTACGAGTAG
- a CDS encoding nucleotidyltransferase domain-containing protein: MSRIVKTVGRLPGVVAIVLYGSFARGDHGPKSDVDLLILVRRPSQARVVNECLAEREFGREIQPTIRSLQQIRKMDTGLLRNIFREGKILFLKEPLDLPAARLLDLKPFALYTFSLKGLPQPQKARFNRLLYARKTAGYQYRGLLADLGGIRLSSGCFLLPRDGCRRIELALKQHRVNFQSRQVWI; encoded by the coding sequence GTGAGCAGGATCGTGAAGACCGTTGGCCGGCTGCCTGGCGTGGTGGCCATTGTACTCTACGGCAGCTTCGCCCGTGGCGACCACGGCCCGAAGTCCGACGTGGACCTGCTCATCCTCGTGCGCAGGCCCAGCCAAGCCAGAGTCGTCAACGAATGCCTCGCAGAGCGGGAATTCGGCCGCGAGATCCAACCCACCATCCGCTCCCTCCAACAGATCAGAAAAATGGATACGGGCCTGCTCCGCAACATCTTCCGCGAAGGCAAGATTCTTTTCTTGAAGGAGCCACTCGATCTCCCCGCAGCCCGTCTCTTGGATCTGAAGCCCTTCGCCTTGTACACGTTCAGTCTGAAAGGCCTCCCCCAACCCCAAAAGGCCAGATTCAATAGACTGCTCTATGCCCGCAAGACCGCAGGATACCAGTATCGCGGCCTGCTGGCTGACCTCGGTGGCATCCGGCTGTCCAGCGGTTGTTTCCTTCTTCCCCGGGACGGCTGCCGCAGAATCGAGCTCGCTCTCAAACAACACCGCGTGAATTTCCAGTCACGGCAGGTATGGATCTGA
- a CDS encoding helix-turn-helix domain-containing protein, with the protein MWVATLKIRHDCIMGNRCRQFRTMSVGMPFSVYTERGITYAPQIHTLYGRPDDVRSFINSLARDPRVRHMESDGDTVFLTEVRKDRIPSTFYNPRLIMVRPVEVDLDGYEYWRLASWDRGAINAFILAQKRNRNIEEVSVLSLRKAQVRDVYVMHLFPELTGQQKRAIELALEHGYYSWPKRTDLKKLAKAMGVSVQTYREHLKRAEGKLMPEFAKAIK; encoded by the coding sequence ATGTGGGTCGCCACGTTGAAGATAAGGCACGACTGCATCATGGGAAACCGCTGCAGGCAGTTCAGGACGATGAGCGTAGGAATGCCGTTCAGCGTTTACACGGAACGCGGCATCACCTACGCGCCGCAGATTCACACCCTGTATGGCAGGCCGGACGACGTCAGGTCATTCATAAACAGCCTCGCCAGAGACCCGAGGGTCAGGCACATGGAGTCTGACGGCGACACCGTGTTCCTCACGGAAGTGAGGAAAGACAGGATACCCTCCACGTTCTACAATCCCAGGCTCATCATGGTCAGGCCTGTGGAAGTGGACCTGGACGGCTATGAATACTGGCGGCTGGCCAGTTGGGACAGGGGAGCGATCAACGCATTTATCCTGGCGCAAAAGCGCAACAGGAACATCGAAGAAGTGAGCGTCTTGAGTCTGAGAAAAGCGCAGGTGCGGGACGTGTACGTCATGCACCTGTTTCCGGAACTCACCGGCCAACAGAAGAGGGCGATTGAGCTTGCTCTGGAGCACGGCTATTACTCGTGGCCCAAGAGGACAGACCTGAAGAAGCTTGCGAAGGCGATGGGCGTATCCGTACAGACCTACAGGGAGCACCTGAAGAGGGCTGAAGGGAAGCTGATGCCCGAGTTCGCGAAGGCTATTAAATAG